One Psilocybe cubensis strain MGC-MH-2018 chromosome 9, whole genome shotgun sequence genomic window, AATGACCTGCGATCGCTCCTTCTGTAAGTTCGCATATTGTCTGCGCTTTTTTGTTCGAAGCtgaattttggagcagcTGGTGTATCCACACGACTGGCGCGAAGATGACTTTGTGGTCTTCCACAACCGTGGAGTTCTGCACACTGTCGTCGGTGCATGCCCTTGACCAGGTGCGCGCGTTCCACCAGTGCAACCTCGCTGCATCGGATGAGCCCATGGGCCCTTCAGCCGAAGACGTCCAAACCTATGCTTGAGTTAAGGCGGGTAATTTGCAAGACTTTCGTAGTCAATGGCATACCATTCCTCGATGTCTGGGTCGTGTTGTTTCCTCAGCATTTCTTGGAGCCTGAATTCCCCGTACCTTGTCAAGATTGATCATCCCACTTGGGGAGGATATAGACACAGATGTTCCCGCTGGCATCGTCGAAGTCTATCGTGTGTTAATTGTATTGCCAAATAATAGACAGAGAAAAACATACTGCAAGGGTTATTAAAAAGTTGAGAGGAGATGTACCATCGTCGGCTTGCCGATAAGCAAACAGGGAAGACGAGCATTGGGAATATCTTCATTGGTATGTAATTCTTTTCTCTTGCCGCGAAGGTGTTGAGCTGATGTCATCTTTTAATTACTTGCGTATAGCCGGTCTTGGGGCTGGAGTGACGGAAGCTGTTGCCATCGTGACGCCCATGGAAGTGGTGAAGATTCCTCTGCAAGCTCAACAACATTCATTGGCCGATCCTCTTGAAGCGCCTCGGTACCGTAATGCTGGTCATGCTGTGTACACCATCATTCGTGAGGAAGGAATCTCGACATTGTATCGTGGTGTCTCTTTGACGCCACTGAGACAAGCTACAAATCAGGGTACGTCTTCATTCGTGAATAGCCGAAGAACGCCTTTCTTAAGGCTTGTGTGTCCACCTTAGGTGCCAACTTCACCGCGTaccaagaaatcaagaagctCGCGCATAAGTACCAGCCAGACTTGGTCGAGCTACCATCCTACCAACACATGATGATTGGTCTTATCTCTGGAGCTATGGGTCCGTTCTCAAATGCACCAATAGACACTATCAAAACTCGTACGTCCCTTTTTAACTACACTTTCTTAGCCTCTCTTACTCAAATCAATTATATCAGGTCTACAAAAAGCCAAAGCAACTCCAGGCCAATCCTCCTTCCAGCGCATATTCGCGATCGCGGCAGATATGTGGAAGATGGAGGGCGTGCGGTCATTCTACAAGGGCATCACCCCCGCGTGCTGCGCGTGGCACCCGGGCAGGCGATCGTGTTCGCGGTTTATGAACGCGTGAGCGGCGTTATTGAGACGATCAGCCCAAGAGTGAGAGAAGATCTCATCTCCACATGTATCCCTGCATGGTCATccactcttcctccaacCCATGTTATCTCCATGGCTTCCAACGACAGGAGCGCGTCTTCCGAGACGATGATGTAGTCAATGACAGAGCGGCCTCCGTTGGCCTGACTGGAGGTCCACTGTGGGAACGGCGTTCGGTCGATTGGTGTCCCATTCACGACATGCAGAGAATTCTGCCCCATGATTTCCAGTAGGCGATTCCCTCTAGCAATGCAGGTATTATCTGGAGACACTCGTACTAAGTGCGATCCCGCTGCTTGTTGCAGGCCTATACGCGCGTTCAGGTCGCCTATAATCATGTATGCCTTGGATCGCAAGACACAAATATTCGATAGCCTCCCCCAGCCATGTCTTAGGGTCCACATGCGTCCAAGATTCCCATCTGGAGTTCTCTGGCACAAGATACGAGCAGATTAGGATTAGGGATGGGAGCTCAAGGACCAGTATATCTGGGTGCATGATCTCGTCGCATATTCTATATTTTACAGTGTCCCGTATAATTACAGTGACGCCGCCCAGGGGGTGCCGCCATGGTCGCGATCGTGCCACTGGATGAAAACCGCGAGGTAGATCCAGAATATCCTCTTGCCCTGGCGCCATGTGTGTTTCCTGGAAGAAGGTAACATCATTAGATAGTACGAGATCCCTATACATTGGCGTATGGATTGATGCCGCGAGTCCTCCGTTGCAGTTCCAGGAGGCTACGCTGAATCTGGCGCTGTTTGTTTCTATCAGTGCCCGATGTGTGGAACCCGTCATCGCCGCTCTGCTGTTTGCGTATGCCCTGAAGTCCTGCGCATCCGCATACACCCGAAATCGGAGCCTGATGCGTCTCGCTTTCCTGGCATGCGTAACTGATACCAAACGTTCCATAGCTAGCCCATTGTCCTGCATCCATTCTCGCCCCATCCGCAGACGCTCAATTCTTTGGCATTGTAGTGGCCCCCGGAGAACATCTGTAAGATTGACGTCTCTTTCTTGCTGAGTTGCTTGTGTTGACGACATGCGTGGTGTGATTTCTGTTAGGACCGCTGTGAGTGGAGTTTCCATGATAAGAAGAATTTGTTTTTGGTGATGGTGCGTgttttatctctttttttttccttttcttttttttacttctttctctatgtgcgtgtttttattgacattgacagtcttttttttttcaataggATACCTTCCTGGACACGGAACCCGTACTGGGAGAGTTCACAGAGGAGGATctcgagcaggagcaggataCCTACCAGAAGCCGCAGACGGACGCGGACCGCACGGATGGCGAAGGGTACGAGACAAACACGGCGCCGTCGCAGTCgcgcagctcgtcgatacGCATGgtacagagtcagagtcagctGCAGCAGGGACAAGGGCAGGACTGAGTCAGCAGGTGCCGGTGCAGCAGGTATCCAAACGGCAAATGCGCGTTAATTTGCCTCTAAAGGTGCTGACGACGCTTGTTtggtaataaaaaaaatgttgttTCAAGCTTCATGAAATAACATAGGCCACAGATGTCCGCGAATGTTAAGGAGTTTTATTATTCAGAAATGAGATTATGAGTCTTCAATGAGTATGATACAAATATAGCGAATCAAATGGTAAAATTCAGGGATATATGTACAATAATACGAAGCGATAGCGATAAAccgaaagcaacaagaaagcaacaagaaagcaacaagaaaatgaagaaaagataacaacaagaaaaaccCGCCGGGGCGCCTAGTCGGTGCGGACAGGAGCGACATCGTATGTCTCGCACATTGCGAGATACAGGGCTCGCGCAGGGTAGGTGGCACGTATTTGGGCCTCGATTGCGATATCGTTGAGAACTTTCTTGCGCTCAAGTTCGAAGCGGTCGAGCTGAATTTCGTGCGCTTCCGATGTACCAGGCCGAGTACGTGCGCTTCGATTGTCGAGAATTTTTTTCAGGGTTTTAATCTCCTGGCGAACGCGGATGAGTTCCTCGAAATCGGCGTCGTTGgctggtgagtgttgagcCTCCATGTCGCTGATCAACTTTCCTCCTGAAAGGAGCGGTAAGACGCTGTTCAAAGCTACAAATACTCACTGGCATACCGCTACGATTTCGCAGAACAACTGGCGCTTCgctatttttgttgatgtagcGAGCTATCGCCCCGAAGGCGGGCCCTCCGTACGTGCATAACCACTCCACGATCTCGCATCCCGACGCGAATCCGTATTTGATGCCGTTGACGAAGGAAACGATGGTGGAAAAGATGTTGGAGACTATTGTGGACATGGTACGAATATCGATGTTGATAGAGGGCGTGATGAGCGAGGACGATGAATGAATGTGTTTGAGCGAGTGAGAGcgagtgtggtgagtgtggtgagtgagtgtgagtgagtgtggtgagtgagtgggagtgtggtgagtgataAGAGACTGCGAGAAAGTTGTTCTGAGAGACATCAATTCATAGAAGGCAATGGCAAACGATGGCAAACGAATAAAATACATTGATGTGAGTATATACATTGCTACTACAGTGAAATAGAGACTCAGGTTCTAGAAAtaagaagggagaaaagcaGCTTTGACTGTGTAGCATTTGTCAATTTATGTGTATGGTAGTAGGACACACCCGAGCCCCAAAAATACATATATTTCACTCGAAAATACGTTTTTTCTCGCTGAATAAACATGCGTCACTGATACAGCGTTATTGAATGAAGAGCGTGTTCTCGTCGCTGAATACACAAGCGCCTAAGTAGCGTTGGTGAGGTGTGTCGCTTATCACCGAGACGCCAAAATAGCCGTAAAATCGCTGGGCGTGTCGCTCAACGCGCGCCGATCGCGCGTCAAGCGCGCGCTGATCGCGCGAGGAGGCGCGCGCTGAGCGGCACGATGAGCGTGTCGATGTCTgtttgacaatctgtttgatttcaaacagatattatgttTGATTTCTTACACAACTTATGTTTGATGTTTATGGTCGATAACATACAGAATATACGGATGATTTCATGCACAAATTATCAAACAGGAGTTATATTTGGAATCAAACACTATTTATCAAACACAATGTACGTTTGTTATCTTACAGCGAACTTGACAGATTTTCTGTCAAGCCCGTGTTCTTTGACAAACAGGCGTCAAACATACGTTGTGTTTGATATCACATGCCTATCAAACATAACTTATGTTTGATGCTTGTTTGTCAGCAAACACAACttatgtttgacatcaaacatcgtcttcttacataatatgtgtttgattgacgatgtttgacatcaaacatgtatCGGAGCCCGCAGTGTATGTTATTATTTGAATTATACAAATATATGGTCAAATTTTACAAAAAGGATGCATTCAAAAATATATGACAAAAAAAGGATACATTTGTTGTCAAAAAACATACACAAGACCAGCACCATATGGTCCACCATGTGGTTGGACATGCCGGGTATGATCCACGCGTGATCCGGCAACCTTTTTGTTTGGTCTTGGGAGCGTAACGCTCTTGCTTTCATTATGTCACAGATCACGTGCAATCAAACACGCTATGTCACATCACACATACGACTGCCAAACATCGCCGAATACATGTACCACGCGTTGCCATTGTGAAACTATGTCGCAAATGTATGGCAATGgaaaggaaatggaagacacaGGTATGTAACACAGAACTTATTGTCACGTATATTCTAAATAAACTTCAATTCATTCAGATCAAGTGGATCCTGGTTTCATCTCCTTTTTTACAAAACTTCCCAGCAAGTCTCCTGAATTAGGAACACTTCGACTGTTTCTTCGCACCTCCAACGACCAATATTACGCGGCGTATGGACCTGACGCATACTATGTGGCACAGAACGTTTATCACACCAACTCCGTCATTAAGTATTTGGGGGCGGGTGGGCGGTCGTCCGGTTTAGCCAGTGTTTCCATGAAGGTTTCAGTAGCACATATGCTACTTCGCGATGCCCTGACCACAAAACAGCTGAGGGTGGAGATTTGGGTACCAGATGCGGGCCAAGGGAAAAAGTCTGTCAAGTTTCGGTTGGACAAGGAGGTGAGCTGCTTGATTTCTCCACATTTTGGGTACAAGGATGCAAACGTCGTTCATCGTCCAGGCATCCCCCGGAAACCTACAGGCTGTCGAAGATCTTTTATTTGTCAATTCCGACTTCGTTTCTGCACCCATTGTGATGGCCATCAAATTGGCGACCGCGCCGTTAGCGGAGTCCACTCACACCAAGGTTCGATCGGTCGGAGTAGCCTTTGCGGATACAACGAGTCGAGAGATCGGAGTCTCGGACTTCATTGATAATGAATTATTTTCAAACCTTGAGGTAATGAATTCACTTCCCATATTGAATGCCATCTACCTCAGCTTTGCATATCTAGTCACTCGTCATCCAACTTTCCGTCAAAGAAGCCGTCATCCCAACTGGCACAATATCTGGCACAACTGATCGCGACATAGATCTCAACAAGCTGAGAGCTGTTTTGGATCGATGTGGTGTCGTAGTAACTGAGCGAAAGCCAAGTAAGTTATTTAAACCTTCGTGTTTGAACAATTTTGACTGTCCAATGGTTTGAAGGCGAATTTACGGTGAAGACTTTATCACACGACCTACCACAACTTCTGAAAAGCCATGTTGGGCCATCTTCGACTGCCGATTCAAGCACAACTATATGTAAGCCATTTTTATCACCTTCGAGAATCACCACCCTGACTATTCCTAGCTCAATTGACGTTACCCACCGCTCCATCCGCACTATCTGCTCTGTTGCTTTATCTATCCCTTCTCAACGACACATCCAATCATGGGATGTATTCTATCAAAACTCATGATCTTGCCCAGTACATGAAGCTCGATGCAAGTGCACTTCGAGCTCTAAATTTGGTGGAGGGACCAAACAAACTGGTTTGtttctcattttttattTACAAGTGTTCTCAGAAACGACGAATCATTGTTAGACCTCCAATCAAAATACAACTCTGTTTGGCGTTCTGGACAAATGCAAGACTGCCCAAGGGTCTCGATTACTTGGGACATGGCTGAAGCAACCGCTGATCAATTTACATGAGATATGTACGCACCCATTTTTGTGGTATCACACATCTTCTCACTATTTTCCACTATTTTCTCAGGCAAACGGCAAAATTTAGTTCAAATCTTCGCGAACGATACGAATAGCCGACGTACACTCCAGGTTAGAAGCGATTTTTGTAGTAGGTTTTTTATCTAACAATCGTCTAGGACGAGTATATGAAAGCCATGCCGGACCTCCTTCGGATCTGCAAAAGATTTTTGAAGTCGATAGCAACGCTGGAAGACGTTGTCCGGGTCTACCAAGTGGTCCTCAAGGTATCGTTGGTTACCTCAAACTTAATTTTTCCTACTGTCTCATATCTTTTCAGATTCCTGGAATGATCGAATCCCTGGGTGGTATTCAGTCTGACGATGAACAGGATTCTGTTCTCTTAGAAGAAGTATATCTCAATGGTATCAAGGTAAACAGACTTGTCCGTGTGTACCTACACATTTTTTCACTCAAGGCTTTTAGGAATGTGAATCAAGTCTCGAGAAATATGGTGAAATGGTAGAGCAGACATTGGATCTCAAAGAGCTCGACAACCACAACTATCTTATAAAGCCTGACTATGATCCTCGTCTGCAAGAGCTGGCAGAAAAGTTGGCAGAGGTGAGGAGATCCATCGATTTAGTAGTATAATCATACTCATAATTTCCAGATACGGGACGGGTTGGACGAAGAGCATCGCAAAACGGGAGAAGAGCTTGATCTGGAGCTGGACAAGAAACTTCACCTCGAGAATAACCAGGTTTACGGATATTGCTTTAGGTTGACCAAAAATGTCTCTTTCAAATCTTTTTACGATTATCAACACCCACTCAAAGTGTTACTTTTTTCAGGACGCCAAAAATCTCCCCAAGCGCTATATAGAACTGGGGACCAACAAGAGCGGCGTTTACTTCACAACGAGCCGCCTCAAACAGCACGCAGAGGATTTCAAGGAAGCTTCCGCAGCTTACGCCAAAACTCAACATGGGGTAGTAAAACAAGTCATAGAAATAGCTGGTATGCATAACGTCAATTCCTTTGAGAAGTTTAGACTCATCTGCGTATGGATAAGCTACTTATACCCCGGTTTTGGAGACGCTAAACACTATACTGGCTCATCTCGATGTCATCCTCAGGTAAGTGATGGAATCATGCATGTGATTCACGTATCAGGCTCACTGCTCCTAGTTTTGCTCACGTCGCAGTTAACAATCAATATGTCAAACCGGAAGTTATGAAGCAAGGTAAGCATTGGACTTCAGTTTGGCGTTCTGATTACTTATTCTTACCTCCAGGATCCGGAAGCCTTGTCCTAAATGAAGCCAGGCATCCCTGTCTCGAACTCCAAGAAGGGATTGCGTTTATTCCTAACGATGTTGAGATGATCAAAGGTATTTTCTCCTTTAGAACTGTTGATTATCCGTGAATAATGCGCGCATATACGATACAGACAAAAGTGAATTTCAAATCATAAGTCAGTCTAGACAACTTAATATTTCGATATCTCGTTTTGAACGTTTTCTGCCTTTGTAGCTGGACCCAACATGGGTGGAAAGTCCACCTATATTCGTCAAGTGTGTTTCCTCGGTGGTTATACCTGTTATTGTTCATACCTAATATCATCACAGGTCGGAGTCATCGTTTTGATGGCTCAGATAGGCTCTTTTGTACCATGTGCAAGCGCACAAATACCTGTTTTCGACTCTATTCTCTGCAGAGTGGGCGCCGGAGACAGTCAGCTAAAA contains:
- a CDS encoding Succinate/fumarate mitochondrial transporter codes for the protein MYHRRLADKQTGKTSIGNIFIAGLGAGVTEAVAIVTPMEVVKIPLQAQQHSLADPLEAPRYRNAGHAVYTIIREEGISTLYRGVSLTPLRQATNQGANFTAYQEIKKLAHKYQPDLVELPSYQHMMIGLISGAMGPFSNAPIDTIKTRLQKAKATPGQSSFQRIFAIAADMWKMEGVRSFYKGITPACCAWHPGRRSCSRFMNA
- a CDS encoding DNA mismatch repair protein msh-2 — protein: MSQMYGNGKEMEDTDQVDPGFISFFTKLPSKSPELGTLRLFLRTSNDQYYAAYGPDAYYVAQNVYHTNSVIKYLGAGGRSSGLASVSMKVSVAHMLLRDALTTKQLRVEIWVPDAGQGKKSVKFRLDKEASPGNLQAVEDLLFVNSDFVSAPIVMAIKLATAPLAESTHTKVRSVGVAFADTTSREIGVSDFIDNELFSNLESLVIQLSVKEAVIPTGTISGTTDRDIDLNKLRAVLDRCGVVVTERKPSEFTVKTLSHDLPQLLKSHVGPSSTADSSTTISQLTLPTAPSALSALLLYLSLLNDTSNHGMYSIKTHDLAQYMKLDASALRALNLVEGPNKLTSNQNTTLFGVLDKCKTAQGSRLLGTWLKQPLINLHEICKRQNLVQIFANDTNSRRTLQDEYMKAMPDLLRICKRFLKSIATLEDVVRVYQVVLKIPGMIESLGGIQSDDEQDSVLLEEVYLNGIKECESSLEKYGEMVEQTLDLKELDNHNYLIKPDYDPRLQELAEKLAEIRDGLDEEHRKTGEELDLELDKKLHLENNQDAKNLPKRYIELGTNKSGVYFTTSRLKQHAEDFKEASAAYAKTQHGVVKQVIEIAATYTPVLETLNTILAHLDVILSFAHVAVNNQYVKPEVMKQGSGSLVLNEARHPCLELQEGIAFIPNDVEMIKDKSEFQIITGPNMGGKSTYIRQVGVIVLMAQIGSFVPCASAQIPVFDSILCRVGAGDSQLKGVSTFMAEMLETATILRSATRDSLVIIDELGRGTSTYDGFGLAWAISEYIASQIHAFCMFATHFHELTSLDQQIPHVKNLHVVAHVTESDKGTVDQDIALLYKVEPGISDQSFGIHVAELANFPQDVIKLAKKNAQELEDYNDSEPTKEFSPDVVNSGISIMEDFFRKWSSDNGENGDEDVNMDDDDDDEVQLNNLKKHVNEIRPLIQENPWLQSIITAL